The segment TTCATCGGGATGCTGGAACGCTGGTTCCAGGTGTGCTTGAGCGTCCGCGTTTCCGTCACGCTTCCGTTCGCCAACGATGCGTTCCTTGACGGTTTCCTCTTTATGATCGCGGACAACCTCCGAACCTACGTAAAGTTGTTCTAAATCTTTCCCTGCCTCCGGCTTTGAAACATTTGGCGGCGACTGCCGTGCGGCGTACCCGCCTCCGCCGCCTCCTACACCACCGCCTCGCAGCCCGTCTCCATATTCAACGCCCTCCGCTTTTCCGGCGATGCCTCCCATAAGGATCTGGGAGTCATTCATCCCGTCGTCAGAGAATCGCAAATTTGCATCGGTTCCTTCCCGTTGAGATTGCGACTGCCATTGGCCAGCAGCCAGAGACCCCAAGTCCTCCAGTTCTGGCAAATCAACTGTGACCGCTTCGCCTGCCTCCTCCATCCAGCCGCCAGCGAATCGTCCAGCGACGCGACCGATATCGCCGTCTCTGTCACCGAGTTCTAACTTGTGTTCTAAATTGTCCGAGCGTTCGGATAATCCTACTGGCCCTGACCCGCTGGCGCCACGCCCTGGCCGATTAGACATGATTCCGTCTGACGGGGGCTCGGCAGATGAAGTCGGAGACGACACATCATCGTATCGAGAGGAAGGAGTCGGCAAACGGGTTTTGCCATCTAGGCTTTCTCGAATGGACGAAAGTGCCGACATGAAAGCAAGCTCATTTTCGGGCGCCGCTTCGTTTGCTACCGCATCATCGGACGAGGCCATCCATCCGCGTAGGACCGATGGTTCGCTGTCAAACGACCACTGCCGCTCCTCGTCTACCTCTTTCTCAGTCGCACGATCATTATGGAAATCATGGATGATCGTTGTCCCACCGCTCAATTGCGGTGAACTTGCCATGGGTCTGCGGCCGAGGTTGGGAAACATCATGCATCCAAAGAATCCGACAACGCAAAATACGGCTGCTATCTTGGCGATGCTCGTCAGCCAACGTCTCGTCTTTGAATGACCTCGATCCGCCAACCCATCGGCGAGTTGCAACGCGGGCATCGATGGCGACTCGCCATCAATCGCTGAGAGAATGGCGTCACGCTTTTCGGTGGGCAACTTCCAGTCCTCGTTCGGATCCGCGAAGTGACCGCTGGCGACATCCCTCAGTAGCCCGTGCAATGCTTGAATGTCGGCTTGATACGAAGCGAGTTCAGGACGCTGAGCAATAAGACGCTCCAGCTGCTCCCTTTCAAGATCGGACACTTCGCCCAGGACGAGCGCCACGATGCGTGCTTCAAGCTCAGGGTCAAGCGATGGGTAGTTCGTTTTTTCGTTCATGAGATTTTTTCGAATCCTAGCGGTCGCAACTTAGCTGCCAGATCATTCAAAATGTGGTGCAAACGGTATCCGACGTTGCTGATACTGAGCCCCGTCGCTTCGCTGATCTCGCGATACTTGAGGCCGTCAAAATACTTCAACTTCACCAATTGACGATCATCCTCGTCGAGTTCTTCGAGCATCTGGTTGAGAGACCCCGAGGCCTCGATGCGCAACATCATTGCGTCGGGCGACTCGTCGTGGACACCCTGTGATTGCGTGTCGCCATTGTCACTACTGAGCACTTCACGTCGGTTATCACGCACATAGTTGTAGACGCGATTACGTACACTTCGGAACAACCACGCTCGGGGCGATTCGATATCGTCCCAATGAATATGCAGCTGCAAGAAGGCTTCTTGCACAATGTCCTCGGCCACAGCACGCCGGCCGACCAACGAAAACGCATACCGCAACAACGGCGCCTCTTCGGCATCGAACAAAGTCCGTACCGTTGGCGCGCACCCCTCTTTCCGGGCGGTGCAATTGACTCGGGGAGTCGATTTCGTCATCAGCTCGATTCGCGACACATGGCATTCCTAAATCACGACAAACGCATCCTCTCATACGAAAGAACCAATTGGACGCGTTTCCTTAGGGAAATCTGGAGATATTTTTGCATCTCTCGGCGGACGACGTCGTTTTTCAGCCGAACGCACCCCTGATCGGGCCTAAACGTCAATCTAGTTTGCGACGGAGTTTTCTTACCGTCTCTTGGATCACTAGCGGGAACTTGCTGCGCAGAAAATTGCTACTACCAAACCAAACTGGCGGTTCATGCAGCACGATATTCACGCTGACCAAACAGGCGTCTGCGAGCGACTCGTCGATACTTCCAAGCGATTGCACGAGAATGTAGCCGCCCGCACCTCGGTATGGCAAAGCATTGCCTTCGATTTGATTGCCAAGTGAGTCACGATCGAGTGGGGACCATCGTGCGGCATAACGATCAGACGAGTCGATCGAATCGAGCAATCGCCAACTTGAAATGACACTCGAATCGGCATGAGTCGTTTGGGACGCAACAACGCCTCGAAGTAGTACGCGATTCATCAACGGCACGGTGGCGAATCCGAAATGAACGTCGGGTGACATACGGATCCCACGATCGAGCAATTGTGCAGTGGTCAATTGCACGAACGCTTCGTCGGATGAAGGATTGGCTTCTCGTTTCGGATCGTTGTCGTTACGGCCTGTGAAAACAGATGACATCCAGTCGCGATCCCGCAACCGCTCGAGGCTTTCGTGGATAACGAATTGAAATCGGATCGAATGTCCGATGCGTTTATTGGAATCGTCGTAAAGGTAATCCAAATCGATCGAGATCGGAGCGGTAACACTGTCGCGAGTGAATCGTTTCCAATCGTATCGCTGAGCGATCCGATCTCGCTGGCCTGGA is part of the Novipirellula aureliae genome and harbors:
- a CDS encoding RNA polymerase sigma factor translates to MTKSTPRVNCTARKEGCAPTVRTLFDAEEAPLLRYAFSLVGRRAVAEDIVQEAFLQLHIHWDDIESPRAWLFRSVRNRVYNYVRDNRREVLSSDNGDTQSQGVHDESPDAMMLRIEASGSLNQMLEELDEDDRQLVKLKYFDGLKYREISEATGLSISNVGYRLHHILNDLAAKLRPLGFEKIS